One window of Branchiostoma lanceolatum isolate klBraLanc5 chromosome 6, klBraLanc5.hap2, whole genome shotgun sequence genomic DNA carries:
- the LOC136436870 gene encoding probable N-acetyltransferase 16 — MIVRDATHDDYQAVMNMASPDTFRDGFDYLPAKFHAYVDDPDTAFLLVEVDGEVVFLDVAHLRDGGEALVPKTIRVAKKWQGRRFSKIFVNASRLQLFAKIIEMSGLQPKVLHILRDTEQRALKRLDSDLSFRMISIINIMYFCSDAIPVKDRLTAAQISLPTLVPYQPTDFQRLLPPAFSAAVLSEGFVFVDWDPHKLSESNMKKFVEAGCYILVDSTKLAAKSLSFGGSYMTPRGRVYHIDIHSKDEALCKAHILNHVKNAFSQYTGMITFYVMVIDKGLKDVVMKFCVRDLHFEHLPHDHTYVLDDLDFEALLNSEMGKSKY; from the exons ATGATAGTGAGAGATGCAACTCACGACGACTACCAGGCCGTTATGAACATGGCGTCTCCCGACACCTTTCGGGACGGTTTCGACTACCTGCCGGCCAAGTTTCACGCCTATGTGGACGATCCCGACACGGCGTTTCTCCTAGTGGAGGTCGATGGAGAAGTG GTCTTCCTCGATGTGGCACATTTGCGGGATGGTGGGGAAGCCCTTGTACCTAAAACAATACGCGTGGCTAAAAAATGGCAAGGAAGAAGATTCTCAAAAATATTTGTGAATGCCTCGCGATTGCAACTCTTTGCAAAAATAATTGAAATGTCAGGGCTACAACCAAAAGTTCTTCATATACTGAGAGACACGGAGCAACGCGCCTTAAAACGTCTAGACAGCGACCTGTCCTTCCGGATGATCTCTATTATT AATATCATGTACTTTTGCTCGGACGCAATCCCCGTCAAGGACCGACTGACTGCCGCCCAGATCTCCCTCCCCACCCTCGTGCCCTACCAGCCGACCGACTTTCAACGCCTGCTGCCGCCCGCCTTCTCGGCTGCCGTCCTGTCTGAAGGCTTCGTCTTTGTTGATTGGGATCCGCACAAGCTTTCTGAATCCAACATGAAGAAGTTTGTAGAAGCGGGCTGCTACATCCTTGTCGACTCGACCAAATTGGCCGCCAAGAGTCTTAGTTTCGGCGGGAGTTACATGACTCCCCGAGGCAGGGTGTatcacatagacatacacagTAAGGACGAGGCTTTATGTAAGGCTCACATCTTAAACCACGTGAAGAATGCCTTTAGCCAGTATACAGGCATGATAACCTTCTATGTTATGGTGATTGACAAGGGGTTAAAGGAtgtagtgatgaagttttgcGTCAGGGATTTGCATTTCGAACACCTTCCACATGATCATACATATGTTCTTGACGACCTTGACTTTGAAGCTTTACTGAACTCCGAGATGGGAAAATCCAAATACTGA